A window of the Oncorhynchus kisutch isolate 150728-3 linkage group LG12, Okis_V2, whole genome shotgun sequence genome harbors these coding sequences:
- the LOC109900630 gene encoding snake venom 5'-nucleotidase, giving the protein MGVREQVKSILLYLCVCSHVCTEEWELTLLHTNDVHARVEETSKDSGKCTKPPCFAGVARRFTKIKEIRNREKNVMLLDAGDQFQGTVWFNVYKGAEAAHFMNKLGYDAMALGNHEFDNKVEGLIKPFLQEVKCTVLSANIKADDTLAPRISGLYFPYKVFDVDSKKVGVVGYTSKETPALSQTGPNLVFEDEIDALQLQVDKLITLGVNKIIALGHSGFVTDKEIARRVKGVDVVIGGHSNTFLYTGKQPSSEVPAGPYPVIVRSEDGRDVPVVQAFAFGKYLGYLKVTFDEAGNVLQSTGNPILLDSSVPEDPSIMAEVNEWKKALANYSSQYVGETLVYLNGTFEECRFRECNLGNLICDAMVHHNIKYADELQWNHVSSCILQGGSIRSSIDERSRNGSITMEDLIAVLPFGGTYDLVQLKGSTLRKTFEHSVRRYGGNTGEFLQVSGFHVEYDMSRPPGERARSISVLCTDCRVPVYEPLDDRRLYKVVLPSYMVEGGDGFSMIKEENLKHDSGDMDISVVASYFAERKKVHPAIEGRIKISNSASGGPGHMALLIMLGLVMALFGRLRDPWLQS; this is encoded by the exons ATGGGAGTGCGTGAGCAGGTGAAGAGCATTTTATTATACCTCTGCGTCTGTAGTCATGTTTGTACTGAAGAGTGGGAACTCACGCTGCTTCATACCAACGATGTCCACGCACGGGTTGAGGAGACGAGCAAGGACTCCGGCAAATGCACCAAGCCTCCGTGTTTTGCCGGGGTGGCACGGAGATTTACGAAAATAAAGGAGATCCGGAACCGAGAGAAAAATGTGATGCTGCTGGACGCAGGCGATCAATTTCAAGGAACCGTTTGGTTTAATGTCTATAAGGGAGCAGAGGCTGCACATTTTATGAACAAACTTGGCTACGATGCAATG GCTCTGGGGAATCATGAGTTTGACAATAAAGTGGAGGGACTTATCAAGCCGTTTCTCCAGGAGGTGAAGTGCACAGTGCTCAGTGCTAACATCAAAGCAGACGACACACTAGCACCTCGCATCAGTGGCCTTTATTTCCCTTATAAGGTATTTGATGTGGACTCTAAGAAAGTGGGCGTGGTGGGATACACATCAAAGGAGACACCTGCTCTGTCACAAACAG GACCTAACTTAGTGTTTGAGGATGAGATTGATGCTCTCCAGCTCCAGGTTGACAAACTAATCACTTTGGGGGTCAACAAGATTATCGCCCTTGGTCACTCTGGCTTCGTTACAGACAAAGAAATAGCCAGAAGGGTAAAGGGTGTGGATGTGGTCATCGGAGGACATAGTAACACCTTTCTGTACACAG GAAAACAGCCTTCCTCTGAGGTCCCGGCAGGTCCCTACCCGGTCATAGTAAGGTCAGAGGATGGGCGTGACGTCCCTGTGGTGCAGGCCTTTGCCTTTGGGAAATATCTGGGTTACCTCAAGGTGACGTTTGACGAAGCTGGCAACGTGCTCCAGTCCACAGGCAACCCCATCCTTCTGGACAGCTCTGTACCAGAGG ACCCCAGTATTATGGCTGAAGTCAACGAGTGGAAAAAGGCCCTGGCAAATTACTCCTCCCAGTATGTGGGGGAGACCCTGGTGTATCTCAATGGAACGTTTGAAGAGTGCAGGTTCCGAGAGTGCAACCTGGGAAACCTAATCTGTGACGCTATG GTACACCACAACATTAAATATGCAGACGAGCTTCAATGGAACCATGTTAGCTCCTGTATCCTCCAAGGGGGATCGATACGGTCATCCATAGATGAGCGGAGTCGAAACG GTTCCATCACGATGGAGGACCTCATTGCTGTGTTGCCGTTTGGAGGCACCTATGATCTGGTTCAGCTGAAGGGATCTACTCTGAGGAAGACTTTTGAGCACTCCGTCAGGAGATATGGAGGGAACACAGGGGAATTCCTTCAAGTATCAG GATTTCATGTAGAGTATGATATGTCGAGGCCCCCTGGGGAGCGCGCTAGGAGTATTAGTGTGCTCTGTACGGACTGCCGGGTGCCAGTCTATGAGCCTCTGGACGACAGAAGGCTATACAAGGTGGTCCTGCCCTCATACATGGTGGAAGGAGGAGACGGATTCTCCATGATTAAAGAGGAGAACCTGAAACATGACAGTG GTGACATGGACATATCGGTGGTGGCCAGCTACTTTGCTGAGAGGAAGAAGGTGCACCCAGCTATAGAGGGACGTATCAAGATTTCCAACTCAGCTTCAGGGGGGCCTGGTCACATGGCTCTGTTAATCATGCTGGGGCTAGTGATGGCTCTGTTTGGGAGACTGAGAGATCCCTGGCTGCAATCATGA